The DNA region GGCGTCTGCAAGCAAGAGGCTGCTCAAGCGCAGGCTGTCGCCCGAAAAATCCGCGATTGTAATCGTGTCCCGCACCACACCGGAATGCCGCGACTCACGATCCCTCGTTTCAAACGAAAAGTTGTACGCTCCGGAAGGCGCGAGCAGCGGCCAGCGTTCGATCAGGAATTTTTGTGGTTCGATCGCCTGCTCCGCCGCAACGAGATTACGATTTTGCCGCCATGACTGTATCGGCGTCCAACTAGAATCGCAAAGAAAAAAACCGCGGCTGAGTTGATAGTGCCGGCGATTTTCGAGTGTGTCCGCCGGCTGCAAATCCTCGCCGGGCAAGCCGTAATAAATCTCCAGCAGCGTGCTGTCAGAAGATTCGCGGCTGCGGAATTGCGCAATCACCTGCGGCAACACCAGCGGTTTGCCGCCGTGCGGAAAGTCGAAGCGCTCTGTTTCCCGCTCGATTTGGCGTTCGAACAAAACTTTGCCGTCCGCTTCCGGATCCTGACTCCACGCAAACGAATAATTGCCGTTTAGAAAACGATCGTCGAAAATCATGTGAAAATCGCCGTATTCCCACACTTCTTTCGAAGCATTCAACGTCACGCGGCCCGTCGGTGTCGTGCCAAGATCCGCGCGCGTGCGCACGCGCTGTTGCGGAAATCCAAAGCGAATCAACACTTGCCCGCGATCGGTTCTCCAGCCCTCCAGGCCGCGGCGCGGATCGCTGTAGCGCAGATTCGCATAAGCAAGGCGGCTGAAATGTTCCAGCAAACGTTCATTGACCGGCGTCAAAAACATAGGGTCACGTGTGTTCCAAAAATTCTGCTCCTCCGCACGGCGCGCGAGTGAATCCAAATTCATATACGCTTCTCGCGCTTCAGGCGGCAACACCGGCGCGAGCGAGTTGAAAAAAGCGCGTTGCTCCGGCGACATCGCTGCCAATGCCTGGGCATAATCCTTTTGTGCGGCTTCACTGTCTTGCAGGCGGCTGTGCGCCAATCCCAACCAAAGATACAAATCGACGAATACCGGCGAGGCATTTTCTGGCGTTGCAGCCTGCGCCTTGTTTTGGTGCGCGAGCGCATTTTGCAGTACGCTTAGCATATCCTCAAAACGCGCAGCTTCAAAATACAAAGCGGCGAGACGTTGCTGCGCCTCAACCATCGCGGGATCGAGCGTCACTGCGGTGCGCAGCAATCGTTCCGTTTCTTCGAAATCTTTTTGGGCGAATTCATGAAACGAAATCACCGCTTCTTCATGCAAGCTCACCATTTCGCGATAATGCAGCATGTCTTTTTCCTCGAACAGCGCCAATTCATAATAAGGCCGGGCCTCGGCAGGGGCGAGCTTCATGATCTGTTTGTATTGCTGTTTAGCCTCGCCGTCGAAACCGCGCGCGCTTTGCAAGCGAGCCAGGGCATAACGATACTCAAGATTGGCTGGCGCTAACTCGATCGCGCGGCGCAGCGCTTCCGCGCCAAGCATGCGGCTGCGAAAGGTGTCTTCTTCCTGGCGCGCCAAACCAAGACGATAATAGGCTTCCGCGAACTTGCGATCGAAGCTGATGACTTTTTCAAGGCGGCGGAGATATTCGGAAAGTGAAAGAGCGGGGC from Cytophagia bacterium CHB2 includes:
- a CDS encoding GWxTD domain-containing protein codes for the protein MVLLITILLFWHPPEAGDAQIAKRVRAQQLLQQTLNERPALSLSEYLRRLEKVISFDRKFAEAYYRLGLARQEEDTFRSRMLGAEALRRAIELAPANLEYRYALARLQSARGFDGEAKQQYKQIMKLAPAEARPYYELALFEEKDMLHYREMVSLHEEAVISFHEFAQKDFEETERLLRTAVTLDPAMVEAQQRLAALYFEAARFEDMLSVLQNALAHQNKAQAATPENASPVFVDLYLWLGLAHSRLQDSEAAQKDYAQALAAMSPEQRAFFNSLAPVLPPEAREAYMNLDSLARRAEEQNFWNTRDPMFLTPVNERLLEHFSRLAYANLRYSDPRRGLEGWRTDRGQVLIRFGFPQQRVRTRADLGTTPTGRVTLNASKEVWEYGDFHMIFDDRFLNGNYSFAWSQDPEADGKVLFERQIERETERFDFPHGGKPLVLPQVIAQFRSRESSDSTLLEIYYGLPGEDLQPADTLENRRHYQLSRGFFLCDSSWTPIQSWRQNRNLVAAEQAIEPQKFLIERWPLLAPSGAYNFSFETRDRESRHSGVVRDTITIADFSGDSLRLSSLLLADAIEAASDELAAYNKGEVSILPSLSRQFRLNSPVYVYYEIYNLARGADGVTNFRVASTVEMEQEGKGAVANVVSSVGRLFGLGKQHVAVTSSFESRGEKSQENLHHGIQVMGAQPGTYRLTIAVFDLNSGQRTSGSLQFQIIAP